The Drosophila suzukii chromosome X, CBGP_Dsuzu_IsoJpt1.0, whole genome shotgun sequence DNA window ATAAGTCGCAGCGACGCTATAGTGATCGCAAAGTTGATCCTATACCGCATTTCGAAATTATAATGAAAAGCGCCCAAAAGAGTACCTTCGGGATCCGAGGGACTGCTGGACACCGAAGATGTGTCCCACAGTTTTCGTAGAACGGGTAGTGGCATTAAGGTGAATCTAACGCACTCCATCAGTTGTGGCATGAGCTTAGGTATTTCCTGCGGACGATATGCTAGCCAACAGATAAGGGCCGAAAAGACCTCCACCTCGGAATTGACACCCAAAGAATCCTGGTACATCAAGGTCATCACATCCTCGAAGGGCATCTGCCGAAAATGAATTCCCCCCACCACGGCCAGAAAATGAACCCCGATCCTCTGAAGCATCACCTTGCGGAGCGCTTCGAGTTCGGGATACTTCAGGGCCTTTAAGTAAACCTCGAAGGCGATCTCCTCTCGGAAGTGGGCTCCGCACAGGAATCGATAACAGTCCGTCTGCAGTGCTCGCATCTCTAGTTGCATGGCCGTGTGCAGCATGGCAACCACTTGACCCGGTCCTATATCGTTTCCTAAAGACTCTTGCAATCTCATCCAATCGTAGGCAGCTCGAAAACCCACGGCAGTAAGGTCAGCGCCCTCGCGAAAGCGATACACCTAGGGATGGAAAAAAGCGTTCGATAAGTTAATCGTACATATGTAATATCAAGAATGATAGTAACAAGACTCACCCGGCGAATGTGGCGTTCGAAATATTTGCAATGGATTTTCAGAAGTGAAGGAATACACCAGAAAGTGGATGTTCCGATGCAAACTCGTGTTGTGGCACCCATGTTATCGGCGATTATGTGCCTGTAATCGGCGGAATTGTTGCACTCAAAGGGATGCGAATGGGGAAGATTGACTCGGAAAAAGTGTACATCATTCCAAGGCATCACGCGATTGAGGGCACACTCCACTTGACGCCGACGTTCCTGTGCATCCATATTACCAATACTGAATGCCCGGCATTCAAATTCAATTCTGTTCACATTATCCACACATATGACTCCTTCCAGAATGAATACTTCATCGTGGTTTTGGTTCGCGTCGTCCCCCATCATTTAAATCGAATCTATATATAAAACAACGTAGAAAGAAATCAAATATGTATAAAATcattatagaaattaattttttcttaaGATCGCGGCAATAAATATACGGAATTTGAAAACAGACGAATCGGGGACTTGCGGAATTGGCTTGTCAATTTAAATACGCGCGAGATTTCACTTACCGAATACCCAAATATTATCACGCAACGTCTACAATGCAAAACTTGGAAAAAAAAtctagaaaatataataaaagtCTTGCTGCTAGCAATCGACTTGTTCTCTCTATGTAGAAAATATTATGAATGCCCGTTCCAAAACACTGACAAGCAAAGGCATGGAATGCTCGGTTTGGCTGGATTTGTTGGCCTTCTTCgattcaatattttttgcaCATTATTTTTCAACTTTACTAATTTTGGAAAACTtgcaattaataaataatgaaataagaactcctttttaataaaaataaaaaaagtgaaGTCAAGACATTCGATAAAAAGTTGGGATTATATAAGTCGCGCGTTTAGaggtatttttgttttgtatatattttgttgtGTCGGGAATGCCTCCTTCACTACTTCTGACTGCAATTGAGATAATTAACTATTCCACTGTACtctttaatattgtatttaaaattGGATATAAGTCCAAAAAAATATCCTAGGTAGCTGGGAGAATGGCTTCTAAATCAAAATCAGTATTCACATTCATATTCAGTGTAGACAGTGTCGTATTATAACAAAATTGTagttttaaagaaaaattaacTGTGGACGGAACCAATCGTCGAATGGCACTTCAAAGGCCGATTtacaattttcaaaaagtaGCTCGCTTGACAAACAATGGCTACCTTAACTTCTTAATGGAGTACAAAAAGACGTTCTGCGGAGTTTCCCCAAATGACATGGTACGTTTCGGAGCAAGTCAGTGGAATCAGTTGACCCTCGAGGAAAAggatttctttaaaaatatggtAAGCATAGGAAATATCTTAATCATAATTGAtatctaaaatttttaaacaaacgcGTGCAAAAGGGTGCAACAAGTGCACTTCAGGAGTTTGAGAATCAGTCCTATGGGGAAAATCCAGTTCGCTCTCCTTTTGCCAGTGATCAAGAAAAATCAATCAAGAAACCCAGTCCAGAGACTCTCCACCAAAATCGGTTGGGCTCCGCCGTAGCCTATATTCATTTCATTCGCAATTTCCAGAGGAAGAACAAAGATTTGGAGGCAAATGATCTATTGAAAAAGGCAGCCCGACTTTGGTGCCGTCTGCGTGGAAGCCAGCGCGAACAATTTGAGAAGCCACTTTGGTAAAATTATCTAAATGTAAAGCTTCACTCAATTAATAATATCTACAATTTTTTCAGGATTGTGAGAACTGgataaaaaatcttaaatttaAGCCATCTTAATATGTCTAAATTTGAAGCGCGAAATATTTAAGTAATGATGTTTTGTAAGCCTAATTAAAAGAACTAGGCTCTGTAAACTATTTTACATTATAGTTATCTGTTATCTTTTTCTGACTGATTTTTTATGGTGAAAAaagggattcagattttgttAAAAATACGATATTCAGATTTGAACCAAAAATTCGATTTTTCTCCAGTTTTTTTTAACGCAGTTTAGcgaaatcatttttttttttgaccagttttcgaactttttgtaagggggtgcatcgtccttttttgcgaaaaatgtgaaaaattaaaaatttccaggtttggatgccaatggattggaaattaaacaacgagctcaacaaggtatgacattcctcgatctgacgcttattttttttatagcatCCAAAAAACTGactttttatggcgaaaaaatgggattcagattttgtcaaaaatacgatattcagattttcgccaaaaaaccgatttttctttccagtttttcaatcgcagtttggccaaatcaaggcgtacagctaaaagaccgactgttttgaacagcttgctaagtatgctaacgatcccaatcactttaaggaaaatttattttttgaccagttttcgcatttcttgtaagggggtgcatcgtctttttttcaaaaaattcaaaaaattcCAGCTTtggatgccaatggattggaaattaagcaacgagttcaacgaggtatggcattctTTGATCTGACGATTTGTTAAAGCAGCCAGAAAACTAAATTTTTTTCCCTTTCCGACCCATACTTGCCTAATGACAGCCAAAACACAGATTTTTTATGTCggaatttaagttttcaattTAGAATTGAAATTACCAATGGATTACCAATAcagtttaatatttataatcgTTTACAAATTGAAGTTTTAGCTCGATGAAAATGGTTTATTTTGAAAGTTTCTTGTACGCATGTGCAACAGTTTGGCATCCTTTGGCATCCTCGAAATGTTGGGCCACATTTCGGAGTGGGCAACATGTTGGTGGCCGAGTGCGCATGTCCTGGCAACATGTGTCCGGCTTTTCTCGTTCCGGCGGAGTTTTCCTCGAGGCGCCGTCGCTTGTTTTGATTTGCGCAGCTTGTTTATGTTTTGCCCATCCTGACAGGTGGTTGTCGcatatgtgtgtgtggtgtgtgtgtggtgtgtgtgtgtggcgtgtgtgtgtgtgagtgttgTGCATGTGTGGGTGAGTGCCGCAATATTTATGCATGGCAATTGCTCAATGTCGTCCGTCGTCTGGCCCTCAGACCCCAAAACGAATCTAACCCCAGGTTCCTAGTGGTACACAGCAAAAGAAAGCATAattcttgaaatatttttcaagcGACAGATAAGATTTTAAATAATACTTAAGAGATACGCACATACCATTGAAAAACCCAGTATTTTGAAGTATTACCTATCTTGGAAATCCTCTGAGATATCATTACTTAACTTggcattaaaaataaaagcaattTGGAATCAACGAAAGAAGTGTTCATTTCGACGTGTTCCATTATCAACTCCtcaaatataatatatttaaacaaattatattttttcacaAATTAGAATGGTTGTACTATACATTACTATACCAACAAACTTTGCCTTAAAGATAATGaacattaaatataaaaatcttAGACACATTCGGTAATAAAACTTCTGAATATTGGCCTTAAATCAGCACTTAGCACCATAATTCGTACATAAGGTATATCCCCTTTTCGCCCAGTGTAGATCCCCATCCCCGAGGCCTGTCCTATCTGCCAGCTTAATCCCATCGCGGGTCCGCTCTCGCTGGCATTCTCGCATTCCCGTCAAGCGTCAATTTATCATTCCTGGCTGGCATTTATGTGTTCTAGCTGTTTTGGAGCCGTTACCCCTCTTATACTCGTATAATTGTTTCTCCGTTTCCGTCCGGGGCATATTCAATTCGCGAAATATAACTGGGGTACCTGGGGTACCGCTCTCCCTGGGGGAATCCGAAAATGTTGTACCCCTCACAATGTTTTAGCTGCTTTCTATTCTCTTTTTTATCTTCCACCTTTTTTTGTTGTTCACAGACTTCACACATTCTCCACCTGTCGCTGTCACTTTCAATGGGACTTTTGCATTGGCCGAATGCCAGTTGGCCAAGTTCGTTGTGCCCGATTCGGAGGCCCAAATCGGATCGGATAGGTGGAACTTTGGCGATGGGCGCAGAGCGACTCCCGACTGGCGACTGGCCGTCTGCCATATGGAAGGGAACGCCATGCGAGTCCTGCGGCGATGCAGCATAATTCGCCCCATGCAGCAGCATATAAGCCGCTTAAGGACAGTGGAGCCTTCACATCTTCGATTGCCCAACTCCAGAGCACCAGAGCTCCAGAGCTACCGAACTTTCGAACTTAGCCGCCCCCTTTTTGCCGCCCATGCGATGCGACAGTGTTGCTACATAAATCACTTTTCCATTCGCTGTCCCCCGCGCTTTTGCATGGATGCCAAAGTACAGTTGTGCTCGCGGCGGGAAAGTTGCAAAATAGAGAAATACGAGGGGGGCTGAGGAACGGGTATTTAAGCCATTAggtactgattagctggtatGCCACTTACACTGGCCTCTAAGGCTATTAGCCAGTACAGGAGCTCGAGAGTCCCATAAAGGTCTTAAACGGAAAAAATTGCTTTTAGAAAGCAGCTTTGAAGGTACAAAAATGCAAGATTCCTAAGATTATTTGTACTAGATTTAAGGACATACTTTAATAGATAGTTAAGAAGGGGATTGCTGAATTTTATTATCAGAACTTGATGATATAGGTCTTCTTTCAAAGTAAATCCTGTAAATATCGTACTTATGTCATGTATTGAATCCTATGTTTAGGAAGAGGGGATTGTTAAAATGTATCTTCCATCAGTTTTGGCAGGCATTATAAAGTTTAAATCGTTAAAACTTATAAAGAAACAACAGAACAAATTATTAAATGTAAACCCTTGAATGTTATCCAGTAATTCCATAAAGTTAACAACCAGGAgtaaagaaaagaaaaacccTTTGAATGTTGGTCTTGATAAATTACAAATTGTAAATACCTGTACTTATAAAGGGTTTAGTTCACCTTTTTTCGGCGGCCAAGGATTAAGGCTTCGTGTTGGGGCCTTCTTTTCCGGATTGCTTTCACTGAAATGAGGCTCCCGAAGCCTTTATACCCCATCCTTCACTGAAGTCCTAGACCTAGACCTGGGCTCCAAAACAAAGCCAAATCGCACACAAAGCCAATTGCCCGGCTTCTGCCATCTAACTCACTCTGGCCACTCTTTTCCCCTGGCTAAAAGGGAACAAAACGAAGCCACGCACTTGTAGTTACAAAGCGGATACTCATTTAAGTTGATTCACCGCACCAACAACTGCACAAAGGACGCGAGGACGCGACGTCAGCCAATGACACTTTATGACAATTGCACTTGGCGGCTGCTCCTGATGAAGGGGGGCCAGCGAAATAATGGGGGACAAACCCTGCACCTCGAGAACACCCCGAGAACACCCCGAGAACAGCCCGAGAATACCCCCAGTATAGAGGTCGGCTTTCTCCTTTGGGGCAGCCGAACCACCGAACAAAGCAGCCAACGAGGACACAACAAGAAcaaacaagtgaaaatcattCAGGGAAAACTGCCGTCTGCCAACTCCATCTCGAAAGGAAATCCGCGTACGCTGGGGAGCCCACAAAACGCTAcgcaaaataaaacaaataggAAAGTTATAGTGGTGTGTATGGACTATGTGATACCTGGTGTTTAAAACAAGAACCAACGTAATACCTATTACAAATCATATAACTCTGTATGTTTTAGTGATACCACATGAAAGGAGAGGATGAAGAATTAGTACATCTTATAGTATTTTAGAAATAAATTAGTCAATTGATGTTGTATTTAACAATTTCAAGAACCATCTATTACCTTAAATCCTTGTCAAAtgattaaaatattaatgttTCGCTTTCCTATTAATATAATATACCTCTTGAGCTCTACGAATACCAGGTACTaaggcaaaaacaaaaaggaatCGTAAACAAAATGCCGGAAAAGGCAAAAAACATGGCGACAAAGACGACGGCGACTATGGCGACTATAACGATGACTATGACTCCGAACCACGTGCTCCATATGCTGCACATGAGGCGAATGCGAATGCGGACgcggatgcggatgtggaTGCGGATACTAGGGGGGGATCTGGGCATATGGCGGAGATCGGGGGAATGAGTGGTATACGTACGCTGGAGATGTGGAGATGAGAGCGGCCCGACGTCGCCGTGATAATGACTTTTTGTCTCTGCTCGAATGTCACTTGATGTTTGTGGGTCCTTCGCTTCCTGGCTACActggcaaaaataaaacagcCTAAATGGGTGTAAATTAATCTATAATTTCAGTTCATTGTATTGAAAAGAAATAACTGAAATATTAGCCACGGATTTTAGCCTATTAAAATgaataataaaacatttcactcCCTTTACCAAAAGCCTTGggtaaattattaataatacttagaaattatttatattaattattaagCAGAGTTGCAAATAAGTACTTGGGAATTATAAGGCACAGCGTAAGCCATAAGAAAAATCCTTTAAATGGGTGTAAgataataaatttaatgatATAATATAGCGTTCTACAGCTCATTCAtctttaaactttttaaagatCTTAGAAATTGTATCTGTTTACTCGAGCTTACTTTTCTAACCACCATTTCTCTGAGTGCAGTGTTTTCCTGGTCTTTGTTGCTTTGCTGGCTGTTGCCTTTGTTGTCGCAGTTTTCGTTTTTATGCCTCGAGGTCATTCAAGTTCAACCCGCCACAGCCGCCTTCTGATTAATTGGCCATGAGGAAGTGAGTCTGCTTCGGCAAGTAAGCACAAAAAAGTAGCAGGCTATGAAGTAGGGGAGTCAGAAAGTTGGCGCGGCCCTAAATGTCAAAGGTAGATGGGACTTTCATTCCCCCAACTCGTTCATAACGACTGAGACCGGCCTCCGAGTCGGTCACAAAATTTTTCTACACTTTCTACCTTTGGTTTCCcataacaaacaaaaaaaaaagtaaaaaattaaacaaaaaaaaaaataaaacaaaccaTTTTTGATTGCTGCTAACATGCCGGTCACCTACAAGACACGTACACTGCCCCAACAGCGAAATCTGGTGCCCAACCTCCTACGCTCCATTCTACACGTCCTGGAGGAGGCCCATCGACCCATGAGCGACACCGAACTCATCTTCGTCCTGGGAGTCCAGTACCGCCGCAACGATCCCGAGTTCCAGCGCCAAGTGCAGATCAATCTACGCGATGGCGTCGAGTACGGGATCCTGAAGCGCCAGAGGAACCACTTCTCCCTCCGCTCCCGACGACTGGGCGAACTGATGGCCACTCTGGGAACACCCTCGTCACACCACTAAATGGTATGGGAACCCAAAGAACACACTACACCATCGGATTGCTAACACCTGAAGAGAGAACCACAGAACCCGAAACGTTACACCGTTGAACACACTTAAATACACGTGATATGCTTCGGGATTAGTATGTATTATTGGGGTTGGATAATATCAAGCCATTTTGGGGAATGTTGAATGCTAATATTAaatcggggtcaccaaataGCCCGATCAGCTAACTGTGTACCATTATAATGGATAATATATTTCTATTATCCCATCGTATCATTGGGGAAGGATAATATCAATCCATTTTGGCGCGTTGTTGCGGTGGCCGGTACCTCCGTTCTTCGGCATGATAAAGGGTTTACTTGGCTTTGTTAGTTATTCCCctttaaaaagataaaaagCCTTTTCCCCGTCTTTATTCGCTTCTTTTTTTGTAAACAAATAGGGATGTTGATAATACTATATAtcaaaatatcgatatatcgatatttctataaaaaaaaatacgtCGAGATAGATTTTCGCCGAAATCTAAGTAAAATAtgttaatttaaatgttttttttttattaaattgcaatttaaatacgtttcattattaaatttaaatacgtttcattataaaaaaaatttaaattaaaaatatttaaatacgtttcaataataataataataataataataataataataataataatattaaatacgtttcattattaaaattcaatttaaatagaAAATACGTTTCATgattaaaatgcaatttaaatacgattcattattaaattgcaatttaaatagaaaatatttaaatacgtttcattattaaatttaaatacgtttCATGAtcaaaatgcattttaataatgttttatggtcaaaatgcaatttaataaagttttatgatcaaaatgcattttaataaaGTTCCATGATCAAAATGCAACTTAATAAAGTTTCATGAtcaaaatgcattttaataaagtttcatgatcaaaatgcaatttaataaagtttcatgatcaaaatgcaatttaataaagtttcatgattaaaatgcaatttaataaagtttcatgattaaaatgcaatttaataaagttttatgattaaaattcaatttaataaagttttatgatcaaaatgcaatttaataaagttttatgatcaaaatgcaatttaaatacgtttcattataaaaatgcaatttaaatataaaac harbors:
- the LOC108016571 gene encoding uncharacterized protein, which gives rise to MMGDDANQNHDEVFILEGVICVDNVNRIEFECRAFSIGNMDAQERRRQVECALNRVMPWNDVHFFRVNLPHSHPFECNNSADYRHIIADNMGATTRVCIGTSTFWCIPSLLKIHCKYFERHIRRVYRFREGADLTAVGFRAAYDWMRLQESLGNDIGPGQVVAMLHTAMQLEMRALQTDCYRFLCGAHFREEIAFEVYLKALKYPELEALRKVMLQRIGVHFLAVVGGIHFRQMPFEDVMTLMYQDSLGVNSEVEVFSALICWLAYRPQEIPKLMPQLMECVRFTLMPLPVLRKLWDTSSVSSSPSDPEGTLLGAFHYNFEMRYRINFAITIASLRLMQPIRREFLKSLRDVADDAPREWMYDETCSYHLPYPKGPYTHVMDSQAICSYVSQRAREFQTWPRRSTTNDLQTMEEVPAELECREDEDPNESFLIELQALFLKLNLFLPHEGDPQPPEPEVIPPEDQVYLSETYLQETGGQTRGILKELDQNVMPQLS
- the LOC108016715 gene encoding uncharacterized protein; translated protein: MPVTYKTRTLPQQRNLVPNLLRSILHVLEEAHRPMSDTELIFVLGVQYRRNDPEFQRQVQINLRDGVEYGILKRQRNHFSLRSRRLGELMATLGTPSSHH
- the LOC108016714 gene encoding protamine-like protein 99C, coding for MALQRPIYNFQKVARLTNNGYLNFLMEYKKTFCGVSPNDMVRFGASQWNQLTLEEKDFFKNMGATSALQEFENQSYGENPVRSPFASDQEKSIKKPSPETLHQNRLGSAVAYIHFIRNFQRKNKDLEANDLLKKAARLWCRLRGSQREQFEKPLWIVRTG